The Methanoculleus marisnigri JR1 genome window below encodes:
- a CDS encoding thioredoxin family protein translates to MAVKVISFYQEGCMGCKEQTPILLEAAADLGIEIEEIDAVKNPEYIQKYNLRVTPTTLVLDGDEIRERMEGLVHSEDLEAAIRRHLPEPLPR, encoded by the coding sequence ATGGCGGTAAAGGTGATCAGTTTCTACCAGGAAGGGTGCATGGGGTGCAAGGAGCAGACCCCGATCCTCCTCGAGGCAGCGGCGGATCTCGGGATCGAGATAGAAGAGATCGATGCCGTGAAGAACCCGGAGTATATCCAGAAGTATAACCTCCGGGTGACGCCGACGACCCTTGTCCTCGATGGCGACGAGATCAGGGAGCGGATGGAAGGGCTCGTCCACAGTGAAGACCTCGAGGCCGCAATCCGGCGCCACCTCCCCGAGCCCCTGCCCCGGTGA
- a CDS encoding Hsp20/alpha crystallin family protein has protein sequence MARIERGPYRTIWQDFDDLMAEMESRFQSLLGGISSRGEEVRGRVVPAVRDFRVDVRDHEDEVIVVADLPGVEKENVAVRLIDPQHLEITSRRTGETEEESRDFFMRERIYGLMSRTVLLPAEVADESAAATFKNGVLEVRLKKAPTETGTAIPIE, from the coding sequence ATGGCAAGAATCGAACGAGGGCCATACCGGACAATCTGGCAGGACTTCGACGACCTTATGGCCGAGATGGAGAGCAGGTTCCAGTCCCTGCTCGGGGGGATCAGTTCACGCGGAGAGGAAGTCCGGGGCCGGGTCGTCCCGGCGGTCCGCGACTTCCGCGTGGATGTCCGCGACCACGAGGACGAAGTGATCGTCGTTGCCGACCTCCCCGGCGTCGAGAAGGAGAACGTCGCCGTCCGGCTCATCGATCCCCAGCACCTGGAGATCACCAGCAGGCGGACGGGAGAGACCGAGGAGGAGAGCCGGGACTTTTTCATGCGGGAACGCATCTACGGGCTGATGAGCCGCACGGTGCTGCTTCCGGCGGAAGTGGCAGACGAGAGTGCCGCTGCAACGTTTAAGAACGGGGTTCTCGAGGTCCGGCTGAAGAAGGCGCCGACCGAGACCGGGACCGCGATCCCCATTGAATAA
- a CDS encoding CBS domain-containing ParB/RepB/Spo0J family partition protein: MDKKKVKDYMTYDVVTVNAHGTVRDVIETIKKTHHDGFPVVENSKEVVGYISARDLLFAHPSTPIEQMMSRHLIVADPDMSVNDAARVIFRSGIQKLPVVNDKNELIGIMSNADVIRSQIEHVSPEKVFKFIETLKKLYGVEPALRRGSVPINDLLPTQSKIYEDELEGRMYEIKKGLAEPLIVVRRPGRWILVDGHHRAIAAKRLGIKNLDAYIIEVRENIELGMERTARTLNLKTLDDIKVLDYARHPLVALTHRLVRHG; encoded by the coding sequence ATGGATAAGAAGAAGGTCAAGGATTACATGACCTACGACGTCGTCACCGTCAACGCCCACGGAACAGTCCGCGACGTCATCGAGACCATAAAAAAGACGCATCACGACGGTTTCCCGGTCGTGGAGAACTCGAAAGAAGTGGTAGGCTACATATCGGCACGGGATCTCCTCTTCGCCCATCCGTCCACGCCGATAGAGCAGATGATGTCCCGCCACCTCATCGTCGCCGACCCGGACATGAGCGTGAACGACGCCGCCCGTGTCATCTTCCGCTCCGGCATCCAGAAACTCCCGGTCGTCAACGACAAAAACGAGCTCATCGGGATCATGTCGAACGCCGACGTCATCAGGTCCCAGATCGAGCACGTCTCGCCGGAGAAGGTCTTCAAGTTCATCGAGACCCTCAAAAAACTCTACGGGGTCGAGCCGGCCTTACGAAGAGGCTCGGTCCCGATCAATGATCTCCTGCCCACCCAGTCGAAGATCTACGAGGACGAACTGGAGGGGAGGATGTACGAGATCAAGAAGGGGCTTGCCGAACCCCTGATCGTGGTCAGGCGGCCGGGCCGCTGGATCCTGGTCGACGGCCACCACCGGGCGATCGCGGCGAAGAGGCTCGGGATCAAGAACCTCGACGCCTACATCATCGAGGTCCGGGAGAACATCGAGCTCGGGATGGAGCGGACGGCCCGGACGCTGAACCTCAAAACGCTCGACGACATCAAGGTGCTCGATTACGCCCGCCATCCCCTCGTCGCGCTGACGCACCGGCTCGTGCGGCACGGGTGA